In the genome of Nycticebus coucang isolate mNycCou1 chromosome 12, mNycCou1.pri, whole genome shotgun sequence, one region contains:
- the C12H16orf90 gene encoding uncharacterized protein C16orf90 homolog — MEALVCAFSELRIREGWGSALHIHVRSQEAYGCVLRHGCFGQLATTHLLSPADAVSWAQGHPSHPDTPPNIYEGGLGTQQQQCPSAQGSKPKNFRLRHLRGLALYLPGHMQPAGQCESHWLGRLMAGGCLPQPEGTPWSLDMPQATLGPGNSHCSALLEAQLPRDSLGNTASSSSMDPAKGAPSQPSPPEGLGLRPKRSWGASEEAMCPLCKRTRSGALERQ; from the exons ATGGAAGCCTTGGTCTGTGCGTTCTCTGAGCTGCGCATAAGAGAAg GCTGGGGTAGCGCCCTCCATATCCATGTGAGGTCTCAAGAGGCATATGGCTGTGTTCTCCGTCATGGCTGCTTTGGCCAGCTGGCCACCACCCACCTACTCTCCCCTGCAGATGCAGTGAGCTGGGCCCAAGGACACCCCAGTCACCCTGACACACCTCCCAACATCTACGAGGGGGGACTGGGGACCCAGCAGCAGCAGTGCCCCAGTGCCCAGGGAAGCAAACCCAAGAACTTCCGGCTGCGCCACCTCCGGGGCCTGGCTCTCTACCTGccaggccacatgcagcctgcaggccagTGTGAGAGTCACTGGCTGGGCCGGCTCATGGCTGGGGGCTGCCTGCCACAGCCTGAGGGCACACCCTGGTCCCTGGACATGCCACAGGCGACTCTGGGCCCAGGTAACAGCCATTGCTCAGCCCTTCTAGAAGCCCAATTGCCCAGggacagcctgggaaacacag cttccagCTCCAGCATGGACCCAGCCAAGGGTGCCCCCTCCCAGCCCAGTCCCCCTGAGGGCTTGGGGCTTAGGCCCAAGAGGTCTTGGGGGGCCTCAGAAGAGGCCATGTGTCCCTTGTGCAAGAGAACCCGCTCTGGGGCCCTGGAGAGGCAGTAG